The window GTTTGGTCCCGATCCCGCCACGCGATCGATCACCACCATGGGCGGTGTCATCGCGACCAATGCCTCGGGCAGTCATTACCTCCGCAGCGGCTCGGCACGCGACACCGTTTTGTCGTTGCGAATGATTGCCGCGGATGGACGTCTGGTCGAACTTTCTCAGCATGCCCCAACGCCGGCCAGCGACGATGAAACGCTAACCGATGGTGGAAACCATGATGCGATTCGAGACCCGAACGCGTCGCTGTTGGATCGATCCGGTGAAGCAGGATTCGTCAACCGAGTCTCCCGTGGCCTAGTCGAGATCCGCAACCGGTTCAACTACCACATCGACTCCAATGCATTCGCTTCGCCCGCCAGCGGTGGGTATCGACTCGACGATCTTTACGATTCCAATAACAGGGTCGATCTGGCGAAATTCTTCAGTGGATCTCAAGGCACGTTGGGCTTGATGGTCGACGCCACCGTTCGCACCGAAGCGATCCCGGCGCACCGCGGCGTGGTGCTGTTCTTCTTCCACCGACTCGATTCAGCCACGCGTGCCGCCGTGTCGGCCCTCGAACATGGACCAATCGCATGCGATGTCATGGACCGCCGCCTCCTTCAAATTGCTCGCGAAGGTGAAAAGCGGTTTGCGGACTTGGTGCCTCGCGAAGCGGAAGCCGCAATGCTGGTTGAGATCCAAGGTGAATCGCTTGGAGATCTTTATGATCGACTCGCCATTTTGCGACAATCAATCTCCAGTGGCCACGATGCGGCATTTCAATCCGAAGACACCATCCGAGATGAAATTCGCGATCTTTATTGGACGTTGTTTCGACGGGTGATTCCGCGACAGTATCGAGTGCGTGGCACGCAGATGCCGTTGCCATTTGTCGAGGACATCCATTCACCACCGGAGCAATTGCCGGAGATGGTGGTTGCCGTTCAGAACGTTCTCAAGCGTCATCAAACCACCGCGACCATCTTTGCTCATGCCGGTCACGGTCAACTGCATGTTCGCCCCATGCTGGATTTGCAGAAGGAAGAAGATCGACGAAAGATCCGTCCTCTCAGCGAAGAAATTGCCAGTGTTGTTTGGGACCGCGGTGGACAAATCGGAGTCGAACACGCCGCCGGACTCAGCCGCTCTTACTTGATGCCAAAGCAATCGGGCGAACTTTGGCAAGCGATGGGGCAAGTCAAACGATTGTTCGACCCGTATCACCGTTTCAATCCTGGCAAGCTATTCGGTGCCGTGCTGCAAAAGCCCGATGAGAACCTGCGACCGCTGGATCAAACGATTGAGATCGTCGCCTCCGGACGCAGTGTGATTCCATCGTCTCTGCCGATGACAACCGAAAGCGCAACCGACGAAATGAATGCGTCTTCGTCCGCCAAAGCGACGGACGGGCTTGCACAGGATGGATCCAAGACGAAACCATCTTCGGACGCGGTACCGCCGGACGACCAATCGTCGGATGATCCTCAGCCGACCAAATGGGTTGCGTCCATGATGCCGCACCAACCGGCACCTCAATTGGAAGTCCTTCAACACTGGCCCGGTGGCGCTCCCATCACGACGACCACGCGCGCCTGCAACGGGTGTGCTCGCTGCCGTGCTGACGCCTCGGATGAACGCCAGTGTCCCATGTTCCGGATCACTTCGATCGAAGAAGCCTCTCCGCGAGCGAAGGCCAATCTGCTTCGAGGAGTCCTGAGCGGACAACTGCCCGTTTCAGAACTCACTGGAGAACGAGCCAAAGCCGTCGCGGACTTGTGCTTCAATTGTCACTCTTGTCGCGTGGAGTGCCCCGCGTCGGTCAACATTCCAAAGGTTGTCGGCGAAATCAAAGCTCAGTACGTCGCCACGAACGGTTTGACACTGTCGGATTGGTTGATCGGCCGCATCGACATGTTGGCTGCACTCGGATCACGTGTCGCATGGCTTTCCAACTGGATGCTTCGGCGACGATCACTTCGATGGTTTGCTGAACGAGCCCTTGGCTTGTCCGCTTCTCGTGAAATTCCATTGCTAGCCAGTGAATCGTTCGTCCGATACGCCGTGCGAAGACGATGGCACCGAGCCTCGCCGGCCGGCGGATTGAAAGTGGTCTACTTCGTCGACCATTTCGCGAATTATCACGATCCGGAAATTGGTCGTGCTTTGGCTGAAATCCTTCAACACAATCGCATTGGGTTTTATGTTCCGACGGGCCAAAGCTTGAGCGGGATGGGACGCATCACCGCGGGCGACCTGAAAGGTGCCCGAAGAGTCGCCAAACGCAACGTTCGCTTGTTGGCCGATGCGGTCAGGCAAGGCTACACGGTCCTGGCGACGGAACCGGCTGCTGCCTTGTGCTTGAAACACGAATACCCAAACCTGCTCGACACCGAAGACGCTCACCTGGTCGCCGAACACAGCTTTGAAGCATGTCATTACCTGTGGTCACTGCACCAAGAAAAGCGTCTGACATTGGAGTTCGAACCCGTTCGGCACCGCATGCTGTATCACCAACCGTGCCACAGTCGAGTTTTGCACAGCGACACCGCGGCAGCCAACTTGATGCGATTGATTCCAGAACTCGAAGTGGACGTTGTCGCGAAGGGGTGCAGCGGAATGGCTGGGACATGGGGACTGCAGCGTAAGAATTACCGCAATAGTTTACGGATTGGATGGCCGATGGTTTCCACGGTTCGCAAGGCGACCACCAGCGCGCCTACAACCGAATGCAGTGCGTGCAAATTGCAAATGGAACACGGCGGTGACTACGAAGCCATTCATCCGCTGAAGTTACTGGCGCATTCGTATGGCCGATTACCCGCGTTGAACTTGCGGGGAAAAACTCCAAACTCAGGAGGTGTCCGAGCATGAACGAGCCGCGATCGATCGAAGTTTTGCTGTTCGCCGGTGCCAGCGAGGCCGCCGATGGTGCGGATCGTGTGATCGTCCAATCGCACGAGAACACCACCGCCAGTGATTTGATGAAGCAACTCGCCGACCAGTATGCCGCTTTGGCACCATTGGCTCAAAGATCACGATTGGCGATCGATCAAAAGTACGTGTCGCCCAGTCACGTGATTCAGCCAGGTGCGGAAGTCGCTTTGATTCCACCGGTCAGTGGCGGTTGATCGTGCCTGTCCAACCCACCACCGACGAGAAATCCGGTTCCGTTCACGTCTGTTTGACGGACAAACCTTTGGAACCCATGGTTGCCGCGACGTCCTCCGAAGAACCTTGGCTGGCACACCCCGACGCGGGTGCGATGCTTTGGTTCCATGGAGTGACTCGCCGCAAAACGGTACAGGGCGATCGCGTTACCGTCACGAAAGAACTTTCGTACACGGCCCATCGCGAAATGGCGGTCAAGCAACTCAGAGAGCTTGCTCACGACGCCGTGCGGGAATTCACCTTGCACCGGGTCGTGATTTGGCACCGCCTGGGCGTTGTCCCGATCGGACAAGCCAGCGTGATCGTCGGATGCAGCAGTTCCCACCGAGTCGCCTCGCTCGATGCGGTTGCCACCATCATGGATCGCTTGAAAAAAGAAGTTCCGATTTGGAAACAGGAACGATTTGAATCAGGCGACCGCCAATGGATTCACCCGTCACCCACGACGGACGATCCAACGACTCATTGATGTTCGACGAAAACACCCACCGGGCATTTTCGCGAAACATCACTTCTGACGGCGTTCAGTCGCGAGGTGGACGAACGTCCTTCGTAGCCCCCGCACCTGTTTGTGACGCGCGGCGATTTTCTCGCTGAATCGCGTCATAAACTTCTTGGCGGTGCACTGGAATCGCTTGTGGAGCTTCAATCCCCAGACGCACTTTGTCGCCTCGGATATCAACGATGGTTACGACCACATCGTCACCAATCATGATGCTTTCGTCGCGGTGTCGGGAAAGGACGAGCATGGTGTCCTCGGCTTAAGTTGTCGGAGTGGGAGAGCTTTCGAATCAATTCGTCAGGAATTTCAATGTGTTCACGGCGGCAGTCCATTGCCGAGAGTTGTTGCATTCCATCGCAAAGTTTCGGACGAGGTTCACCTGATGAAACAACACCCGTTGTTTCGCCTCGCGTACACCACTCATCGACCCACCGCATGGAATAGTTCACGCATCGGTCAGAAGGTCGGCACGTGCCGGTCGTGCCGATTCGACTTGGTACCCCGTTTGCAACGCCCACCGATCCCCAACACCGGATCCGGACACGAATTGACTGTTGCAGGTTCACTCCGTGCGTTTTCCGAGACCCCAGACCACTCGGGCGGACTCAATTGCCGCTTGGTCATCGCTGTACCGCATGCCAACGAAAAATGGCGAGCACAGTGAGCGCTCGCCATTCGTGTTTGTTTCAGATGCGTCGTGCCGGCTCAGGCGGCCCGTACTTGCGACGTCGGCAGTGGCTTGGCCGATTCAGCCGCCACGGTTGGCAATGGCTGACGCATGGGGCGATCGTCGTTTGTGATGACTTGACAACCCAAGCGGCGATCCAAATTCAACATCAAAGGAGCACGCAGGTTGGTCGTCAGTTTCCCGACGTGTCCGGCGACGGTGGTCATCACGTAGACTTCGGAACCTGATGTCAGGTGCAGGCTCGACAGATCACGGCGACCAATGTGGACGCGATAATCGGGGAAGAACGCACGTGGGCTGATCACGGCCAACGCTCGATCACCACGGGCAGCACTTTGCAGCCACGCAACCGAAGCGTTGTCAGGATCTGGAATGAGCGCCCACTGATGAAGCGATTCCATTCCGATCAAACCTTGCGGGAACAAAAACAACTGATCGGCGTTGAGTTCCAACGTGCCGAAGCGATGACTGTCGATCCGCATGACTTGATTCCACTCGTCGAATTTTTTGGTATCCGGGACCGGTCCTGTCCCAGACGGTTCCATCGGGTTCTCCGTCGATACTTTCATCGACCACCTGACGATACCAGTTCACTGAACAATCGAAAAAAAGCGGAAATTCGCTGCAGCCGTCACAACCGGAATTCCCAGCCATCAACGTGGCAGCCGTGCTCGCCTCGAGCCAGTTGACTACAAGTAGTTCAGAACGGTGATACCCGACGTTTGCCCAACGAATCGCATGGAAGCTTCCAACGCGACCTGACGAGCCTGCAATTCGCTGATCACGACCGCCAAGTCGGCGTCCATCGCATCGGACAGTTGCGATTGAAGCAATACGTTTTCGTTTTCCACCGCGGTGCGTGAGTCCTGAAGAGCGGAATGCCAAACCCCAACGCGGCCACGAGTTCGCGTGCTGTCGTCGAGGTCTTCATCCAAGCGAGCTTGAAGACGGCCAATTTCCGAGATATCCCCGTCACGAACCGCTTGCTCAAGCCGCAACAGCGTGTCGATCGCTCCGCCGGCATCACGAGGCAGGTAATCACGACCATTCAGCACCGCGAAACTGCCGTCGAATTCGCCTTCGGCGGCCGTTGCATCTTCGGGAATCCATCCCAAATAGGTCCCGGCATCGCTTAAACCCGGTTGCGTGACGCGGATCGGGTCGGCCCCCGGAGGCGCCGTCAATCGCAAACCATTCCCGACGTCGTTCAACGTGATCTGAACGCGAAGTGTGTCTTGGTTGTCTGGATGGTTGCGGACTAAATCGATGATCTCACCCACCGTTGCCACATCTTCCAACTCCAACTCCAGCTCGACGCCATCGGGTCGAGTGATCACCAAATCAGGACCGGCTGGATTGAAATTCAATCCCCTTCCGCGCGCCAAATCACTGATCAGAGTGTCCTCGGTGGCAGTCCGAATCCCCAATTCCGACGCCGCCGTCCCGCCATTCTCGCCAACGCTGTAATCGACTCCCGAACGCAACGCGTGCAACTCGATCCTGCCCTGCGTTTCGTTCAGCACAGCTCTGACTTCGGCATCGCTTCGGTTGATTGCGATGACAACGTCACCGATCGTTTCAGCATCAGAAAAATCGATGTTGAATCGTTCGTTTCCGCGATCGATGACCAGTCCGTCGGACAAATCGAGGCCTACGCCATTGTTAAGGTCGGCCAACGGAG of the Rhodopirellula baltica SH 1 genome contains:
- a CDS encoding MoaD/ThiS family protein; translated protein: MNEPRSIEVLLFAGASEAADGADRVIVQSHENTTASDLMKQLADQYAALAPLAQRSRLAIDQKYVSPSHVIQPGAEVALIPPVSGG
- a CDS encoding FAD-binding and (Fe-S)-binding domain-containing protein yields the protein MQRDIDSQRLHDDLRGLVSGDVLCDAVSTQLYASDASIYQIRPLAVVRPRSVADVSATVQYACENDLPIHPRGSGSGVSGESVGPGIVVDMSAHMKRISPSDDGMQVTVQSGATLSSVNRFLKGHRRWFGPDPATRSITTMGGVIATNASGSHYLRSGSARDTVLSLRMIAADGRLVELSQHAPTPASDDETLTDGGNHDAIRDPNASLLDRSGEAGFVNRVSRGLVEIRNRFNYHIDSNAFASPASGGYRLDDLYDSNNRVDLAKFFSGSQGTLGLMVDATVRTEAIPAHRGVVLFFFHRLDSATRAAVSALEHGPIACDVMDRRLLQIAREGEKRFADLVPREAEAAMLVEIQGESLGDLYDRLAILRQSISSGHDAAFQSEDTIRDEIRDLYWTLFRRVIPRQYRVRGTQMPLPFVEDIHSPPEQLPEMVVAVQNVLKRHQTTATIFAHAGHGQLHVRPMLDLQKEEDRRKIRPLSEEIASVVWDRGGQIGVEHAAGLSRSYLMPKQSGELWQAMGQVKRLFDPYHRFNPGKLFGAVLQKPDENLRPLDQTIEIVASGRSVIPSSLPMTTESATDEMNASSSAKATDGLAQDGSKTKPSSDAVPPDDQSSDDPQPTKWVASMMPHQPAPQLEVLQHWPGGAPITTTTRACNGCARCRADASDERQCPMFRITSIEEASPRAKANLLRGVLSGQLPVSELTGERAKAVADLCFNCHSCRVECPASVNIPKVVGEIKAQYVATNGLTLSDWLIGRIDMLAALGSRVAWLSNWMLRRRSLRWFAERALGLSASREIPLLASESFVRYAVRRRWHRASPAGGLKVVYFVDHFANYHDPEIGRALAEILQHNRIGFYVPTGQSLSGMGRITAGDLKGARRVAKRNVRLLADAVRQGYTVLATEPAAALCLKHEYPNLLDTEDAHLVAEHSFEACHYLWSLHQEKRLTLEFEPVRHRMLYHQPCHSRVLHSDTAAANLMRLIPELEVDVVAKGCSGMAGTWGLQRKNYRNSLRIGWPMVSTVRKATTSAPTTECSACKLQMEHGGDYEAIHPLKLLAHSYGRLPALNLRGKTPNSGGVRA
- a CDS encoding molybdopterin synthase catalytic subunit; translated protein: MPVQPTTDEKSGSVHVCLTDKPLEPMVAATSSEEPWLAHPDAGAMLWFHGVTRRKTVQGDRVTVTKELSYTAHREMAVKQLRELAHDAVREFTLHRVVIWHRLGVVPIGQASVIVGCSSSHRVASLDAVATIMDRLKKEVPIWKQERFESGDRQWIHPSPTTDDPTTH
- the csrA gene encoding carbon storage regulator CsrA, producing MLVLSRHRDESIMIGDDVVVTIVDIRGDKVRLGIEAPQAIPVHRQEVYDAIQRENRRASQTGAGATKDVRPPRD
- the fliW gene encoding flagellar assembly protein FliW; this translates as MRIDSHRFGTLELNADQLFLFPQGLIGMESLHQWALIPDPDNASVAWLQSAARGDRALAVISPRAFFPDYRVHIGRRDLSSLHLTSGSEVYVMTTVAGHVGKLTTNLRAPLMLNLDRRLGCQVITNDDRPMRQPLPTVAAESAKPLPTSQVRAA
- a CDS encoding flagellin N-terminal helical domain-containing protein, whose protein sequence is MSLLPVATNRTSTPLQNQRLMFQLNSDQLAIQRQYDQLSTGRRVLSISDDPAAASRAIGLQRGVSRTDQLVRNASAAEAFYQSADVTLNKVDTAIIEARGAAVEAAQSVLSDDQREALAMTIRQQMEQIVSAGNGMFTDHQLLGGVLQTESALEHISGTVRFNGNQAIGQTKLGDGTRTEFTVTAASAIGLGEPFIEGSSLGAALNADTRLIDMKQGAGVQAGVLTVSDGDNFVELDLRQAATIGDVADIMRSADLDGRSLSVTLGADSITVQYADGLPGTLAIKDAPGSRLASDLLISNPEGFHAPPLIGDRLSPQVTAGTPLADLNNGVGLDLSDGLVIDRGNERFNIDFSDAETIGDVVIAINRSDAEVRAVLNETQGRIELHALRSGVDYSVGENGGTAASELGIRTATEDTLISDLARGRGLNFNPAGPDLVITRPDGVELELELEDVATVGEIIDLVRNHPDNQDTLRVQITLNDVGNGLRLTAPPGADPIRVTQPGLSDAGTYLGWIPEDATAAEGEFDGSFAVLNGRDYLPRDAGGAIDTLLRLEQAVRDGDISEIGRLQARLDEDLDDSTRTRGRVGVWHSALQDSRTAVENENVLLQSQLSDAMDADLAVVISELQARQVALEASMRFVGQTSGITVLNYL